In Candidatus Tachikawaea gelatinosa, a genomic segment contains:
- the ptsI gene encoding phosphoenolpyruvate-protein phosphotransferase PtsI: protein MIAGILASPGIAFGKALLLKEDKIVINYKKISKENIDKEILCFLEARRKSAKQLEQIKNRAKKILGKEKEDIFDGHIMLLEDEELEQDIIDLIKNKKYTADAAVYSVINTQVKALENIKDEYLKERALDVKDIGNRLLRNILNLHFVDLNAIQGKFILVAKDLTPSETAQLNIKNILGFITDLGGQTSHTSIMARSLELPAIVGTGKITSLIKKNDFLVLDAINNKIYFNPNTEKLEKLKIFQKKYFLQRNELKKLKNLPAITKDGKKIEICANISTLREIESINNNGAEGIGLYRTEFIFMNRESFPTEEEQYKIYKKIAEDMNPRSVIIRTMDIGGDKNIPYMNLPKEDNPFLGWRAIRIAMDQKNIFNDQIRAILRASIFGKLRIMFPMIISIEEVRYLRCEIERLKKQLIQEKKKFDKKIEIGIMVETPASAIIAQHLAKEIDFFSIGTNDLTQYTLAVDRGNDLIAHLYNPMNPAVLNLIKKVIDDSHNSGKWTGICGELASDQRASLLLLGMGVDEFSMSAISIPNIKKIIRNVFFKDVKKLAKEALKKSTSKDIMNLIDTFIKDKKLTEIMNF from the coding sequence ATGATTGCTGGAATTTTAGCATCACCAGGTATTGCTTTTGGTAAAGCTTTATTATTGAAAGAAGATAAAATTGTTATTAATTATAAAAAAATATCTAAAGAAAACATTGATAAAGAAATTTTATGTTTTTTAGAAGCTCGTCGTAAATCAGCAAAACAACTTGAACAAATCAAAAATAGAGCAAAAAAAATTTTAGGTAAAGAAAAAGAAGATATTTTTGATGGTCATATTATGTTATTAGAAGATGAAGAATTAGAACAAGATATTATTGATTTGATAAAAAATAAAAAATATACTGCAGATGCAGCAGTATATTCAGTAATAAATACGCAAGTAAAAGCTTTAGAAAATATTAAAGACGAGTATTTAAAAGAACGTGCTTTAGATGTTAAAGATATTGGAAATAGGTTATTAAGAAATATTCTTAATCTGCATTTTGTTGATCTGAACGCTATTCAAGGAAAATTTATTTTAGTTGCAAAAGATTTAACTCCTTCAGAAACTGCTCAACTTAACATAAAAAATATACTTGGTTTTATTACTGATTTAGGAGGACAAACATCACATACTTCCATTATGGCTCGTTCATTAGAATTACCAGCGATTGTTGGAACAGGAAAAATAACAAGTTTAATTAAAAAAAATGATTTTTTAGTGCTAGATGCAATAAATAATAAGATATATTTTAATCCTAATACAGAAAAATTAGAAAAATTAAAAATTTTTCAAAAAAAATATTTCCTTCAAAGAAATGAACTAAAAAAACTAAAAAATTTGCCTGCTATAACAAAAGACGGTAAAAAGATAGAAATATGTGCAAATATTAGTACACTAAGAGAAATAGAAAGTATTAATAATAATGGAGCAGAAGGAATAGGTTTATATCGAACAGAATTTATTTTTATGAATCGCGAATCCTTTCCAACAGAAGAAGAACAATATAAAATATACAAAAAAATTGCTGAAGATATGAATCCTAGATCCGTTATCATACGAACTATGGATATAGGAGGAGATAAAAATATTCCATATATGAATCTTCCAAAGGAAGATAATCCATTTCTTGGTTGGCGTGCTATTCGAATAGCAATGGATCAGAAAAATATTTTTAATGATCAAATACGTGCAATATTAAGAGCATCTATTTTTGGAAAATTACGTATTATGTTTCCAATGATTATTTCTATAGAAGAAGTTAGATATTTAAGATGCGAAATTGAAAGACTGAAGAAACAATTAATACAAGAAAAAAAGAAATTTGATAAAAAAATTGAAATAGGAATTATGGTTGAAACACCAGCATCTGCAATAATAGCACAGCATTTGGCAAAAGAAATAGATTTTTTTAGTATTGGAACGAATGATTTAACTCAATATACACTTGCTGTAGACCGTGGTAATGATTTAATTGCACATTTATATAATCCAATGAATCCAGCAGTATTGAACTTAATTAAAAAAGTTATTGATGATTCTCATAATTCAGGAAAATGGACAGGTATTTGTGGAGAATTAGCTAGCGATCAACGTGCTTCTTTATTGTTATTAGGTATGGGTGTAGATGAATTTAGTATGAGTGCTATTTCAATTCCAAATATAAAGAAAATTATTCGTAATGTTTTTTTTAAAGATGTAAAAAAACTTGCCAAGGAAGCATTAAAAAAATCTACATCAAAAGATATTATGAATTTAATTGATACTTTTATAAAAGATAAAAAATTAACTGAAATCATGAATTTTTAA
- a CDS encoding HPr family phosphocarrier protein codes for MFQQTVIINASHGLHTRPAAKFVKEAKLFESEILITSNGKIASAKSLFKLQMLGLTKGTTITLSADGKDEKEAIEHLVKLLGSLE; via the coding sequence ATGTTCCAGCAAACAGTTATTATTAATGCTAGTCATGGTTTACATACTCGTCCCGCGGCAAAATTTGTAAAAGAAGCAAAGTTGTTTGAATCTGAAATTTTAATAACTTCTAATGGTAAAATTGCAAGTGCTAAAAGTTTATTTAAATTACAAATGTTAGGATTAACAAAAGGAACTACTATAACTTTATCTGCTGACGGCAAAGATGAAAAAGAGGCAATAGAGCATTTAGTGAAATTACTTGGAAGTTTAGAATAA